A window of the Fuscovulum sp. genome harbors these coding sequences:
- a CDS encoding FscB, whose translation MSYILHLGHQPTDVSGISGLLNTTAIGFDANLDVNGIRFIASRSYAMPFSLGFAAPTGDLWLGFRYVPPNGDADIITEGNAGFVDFYDANLVRIAHIQPLTSTRRYHAIARGDTVVQGNSSYSPPNGQPQWVDVRVAVGASITIDFYVDGVLQSSATAANTQGKGKPVQIVFPNVGLHGTSSTRTWYYAHFAVLDGVSTIGRRFVRRTPNAIATFSQMAGSIDALKDEDVSTRVSSNAAGQRLSFSLTGPTGPAAVAAIAGVHVKQVAQAGTVGPQTVAGFLRMGGVNHDAAPVTVPSLAPRSVYSTWALNPADSSAWTSVTLPSEVGILSA comes from the coding sequence ATGAGCTATATCCTGCACCTCGGCCACCAGCCGACCGACGTCTCGGGCATCTCCGGGCTTCTGAACACCACCGCCATCGGCTTTGATGCCAACCTCGACGTCAACGGCATCCGCTTCATCGCCTCGCGCAGCTATGCCATGCCGTTCTCCCTCGGGTTTGCGGCACCAACTGGCGATCTCTGGCTCGGCTTCCGCTATGTGCCGCCCAACGGGGATGCCGACATAATAACTGAAGGCAATGCAGGGTTCGTCGATTTCTACGACGCGAACCTCGTCCGGATCGCGCATATCCAGCCTCTCACCAGCACGCGCCGCTATCATGCCATCGCGCGAGGCGACACGGTCGTGCAGGGCAACTCGAGCTACAGCCCGCCGAATGGCCAGCCACAATGGGTCGATGTGCGCGTGGCGGTGGGGGCCAGCATCACCATCGACTTCTATGTCGATGGTGTGCTGCAAAGTTCGGCCACGGCCGCCAACACCCAAGGCAAGGGCAAGCCCGTCCAAATCGTCTTTCCGAATGTCGGGCTGCACGGCACCAGCAGCACCCGCACCTGGTACTATGCGCATTTCGCGGTGCTGGACGGCGTCTCGACCATCGGACGGCGCTTCGTGCGGCGTACACCCAATGCCATCGCGACATTCAGCCAGATGGCGGGCAGCATCGATGCCCTGAAGGACGAGGACGTCAGCACCCGTGTCTCCAGCAACGCGGCCGGGCAGCGACTGTCGTTTTCGCTCACGGGGCCGACCGGGCCTGCGGCGGTTGCAGCCATCGCGGGCGTGCATGTGAAGCAGGTCGCGCAAGCAGGGACAGTCGGGCCGCAGACGGTCGCGGGTTTCCTGCGCATGGGTGGGGTCAATCATGATGCGGCCCCGGTCACCGTGCCGTCACTTGCACCGAGGTCGGTCTATTCCACATGGGCGCTGAACCCCGCCGACAGCAGCGCCTGGACCAGCGTGACTCTACCCTCAGAAGTCGGGATCCTCTCCGCATGA
- a CDS encoding plasmid partitioning protein RepB C-terminal domain-containing protein: protein MTQFEKLPSPKQPGFEASLCTIPIAAILPVKPLSSTVPKSQKYAQIAASIREVGLIEPPVVSRAPGQSGSFILLDGHVRLHVLKEMGEQTVTCLVATDDESFTYNKRISRLATIQEHKMILRAVQRGVSETRIAAALNVNVALIQHKRTLLNGICPEAAELLKAKHCPLNSFRALRKMKPLRQIQAAELMIAANNYTVPYVEAILAATDPADLINPNSKKATPGITREQADRMKAEMASLQKNIKLIEGNLGPDHLRLVVAGRYVERLLGNERLARYLERNHTEILREFRQIVGTLTQLSDPPAVLTTALE, encoded by the coding sequence ATGACACAGTTCGAGAAACTTCCCTCGCCCAAGCAACCGGGTTTCGAAGCCAGCCTATGCACGATACCGATTGCAGCCATTCTGCCGGTCAAGCCTCTCTCCAGCACTGTACCGAAAAGTCAGAAATATGCTCAGATTGCGGCCTCGATCCGGGAAGTAGGGCTGATCGAGCCACCGGTGGTTTCGCGCGCACCCGGACAGAGCGGTTCATTCATCCTTCTCGATGGCCATGTGCGGCTCCACGTCCTGAAAGAGATGGGCGAACAGACCGTGACCTGCCTCGTCGCGACCGACGATGAATCCTTCACATACAACAAGCGCATCAGCCGTCTGGCCACGATCCAGGAGCACAAGATGATCCTGCGTGCGGTTCAGAGAGGTGTTTCCGAGACGCGCATTGCTGCTGCCCTGAACGTCAACGTCGCCCTGATTCAGCATAAGCGTACGCTCTTGAACGGTATTTGCCCCGAGGCGGCAGAACTCCTGAAGGCCAAGCATTGCCCGCTCAACAGTTTTCGTGCTTTGCGCAAAATGAAGCCGCTTCGCCAGATTCAGGCGGCCGAACTCATGATCGCCGCGAACAATTACACGGTGCCCTATGTGGAAGCTATCCTGGCGGCGACTGATCCTGCCGATCTGATCAACCCGAATTCAAAGAAGGCAACACCGGGCATCACCCGCGAACAGGCGGATCGGATGAAGGCAGAGATGGCCAGCCTGCAGAAAAATATCAAACTGATCGAAGGAAATCTTGGCCCCGATCATTTGCGTCTGGTTGTCGCCGGTCGATATGTGGAGCGCCTCTTGGGAAATGAACGGCTGGCCAGATACCTTGAGCGCAACCACACCGAGATTCTACGGGAGTTTCGGCAGATCGTTGGCACACTGACGCAGCTCTCCGATCCGCCAGCAGTGCTGACTACTGCCCTTGAGTAG
- a CDS encoding TIGR02594 family protein — protein sequence MTTGSNEPLRDIQRALETLGHSPGPVDGRWGLRTARALKSLLAANGKAASVVPQGPLPWITEAKSALGRHEARDRSWLMDWLKRDGRSLGDPSKNPWCGDFVETCIRVSLPDEPLLSALGSNPYWARHWLFFGQAVQPIMGAVLVFERGSGGHVGFAIGQDDTHFYVLGGNQSDAVTVARIAKSRLLGARWPATVPPRIQRLPTMKPGEFLTTTNET from the coding sequence ATGACCACCGGTTCCAATGAGCCGCTGCGCGACATCCAACGCGCGCTCGAAACACTCGGTCATTCGCCTGGGCCCGTGGACGGTCGCTGGGGTTTGCGCACCGCGCGAGCCCTGAAATCCTTGCTCGCGGCAAATGGAAAAGCGGCTTCGGTCGTTCCTCAAGGGCCGCTGCCGTGGATTACAGAAGCAAAATCCGCACTGGGCCGCCATGAAGCGCGTGACCGATCTTGGCTGATGGATTGGCTGAAGAGAGATGGTCGAAGCTTGGGAGACCCCTCGAAGAACCCCTGGTGCGGTGATTTTGTCGAAACCTGCATCCGGGTTTCTTTGCCAGACGAGCCGTTGCTGTCTGCGCTCGGAAGCAATCCCTACTGGGCCCGGCACTGGCTGTTCTTTGGACAGGCGGTCCAGCCGATAATGGGCGCTGTGCTTGTCTTCGAACGCGGTTCTGGCGGCCATGTCGGCTTCGCCATTGGCCAAGATGACACGCATTTCTACGTGTTGGGCGGCAATCAATCCGACGCAGTCACTGTCGCCCGCATCGCCAAGTCGCGCCTCTTGGGGGCGCGCTGGCCCGCGACCGTCCCGCCCCGCATTCAGCGGCTTCCCACGATGAAGCCGGGCGAATTCCTCACCACCACAAATGAAACCTAG
- a CDS encoding DUF2793 domain-containing protein, with protein MPERIMPGLGLRAFYDPGQRNWGTGLSEDLRRLSALVQARVTSRTTPLPTTGSAGQMLIVPAAAGTNPNALALWDQSPAGAAAWVTLTPQEGWQVWVADEARHVRFTAGAWVEVPRPGIVRIRTLTATSHTLEAIDLGSILETTGSSAVTVTIPPEATVPFEIGSLINVTQVGAGVATVAAAAGVSLNGVVGGSVALDGQWSGAALVKRGADAWIIQGALAGAVA; from the coding sequence ATGCCGGAACGGATCATGCCGGGATTGGGGCTGCGCGCCTTCTACGATCCCGGCCAGCGCAACTGGGGCACAGGCCTCAGCGAAGACCTGCGCCGCCTCTCGGCCCTCGTGCAGGCCCGCGTCACATCCCGCACCACGCCGCTGCCCACCACCGGCAGCGCGGGCCAGATGCTGATCGTGCCTGCCGCGGCCGGGACCAATCCCAATGCGCTGGCGCTCTGGGACCAGTCGCCCGCTGGGGCCGCGGCATGGGTCACTCTCACTCCACAGGAGGGCTGGCAGGTCTGGGTCGCCGATGAGGCGCGGCATGTGCGCTTCACGGCCGGGGCATGGGTCGAGGTGCCGCGCCCCGGCATCGTGCGCATCCGGACCTTGACCGCCACCAGCCACACGCTGGAAGCCATCGATCTGGGAAGCATCCTCGAGACGACTGGGTCCTCGGCCGTCACCGTGACCATTCCACCCGAAGCGACCGTTCCCTTCGAGATCGGTTCGCTGATCAACGTGACACAGGTTGGCGCCGGGGTCGCGACGGTGGCAGCAGCAGCCGGGGTGTCGCTGAATGGGGTTGTGGGCGGTTCCGTTGCTCTCGACGGCCAATGGTCGGGGGCAGCACTCGTGAAGCGCGGCGCAGATGCCTGGATCATCCAAGGCGCGCTGGCAGGAGCCGTCGCATGA
- a CDS encoding phage tail protein gives MGGRSKAQTVGYRYSLGVHLALCHGPVDAIREILVDRRTAWSVTTGGGSSGGGGAAVETRIGSVNGMAATAALAGDSGATISFPGTRAGVRIGQDYRLALANGSSQTITLQAVTFDAAANITRWTVLPEALSFAAQTVEVYEATTGASSTGAGGGRIRIDKPDLFGGESREGGIRGDVDVLMGGPGQGANDYLATRMGGDVPAYRGLCSLVLRQVYLGINPYLKPWAVRVTRVLTGEAGTAQWYPEKAAIVPEASISDAAIYMALDVSGSMSGTRMSAQKAGVAALIREIAAGADPDRPNDIRIVLWNVAVAASIERRDMGPADYAALETWMLGLSNFTNGGTSFNAAFAEANTFFAGGGSKRRIVIFVTDGEPAPVSSVDAALAIIRTLPPADIFGFNIALADTSYTARIDNTPVDGVPVIPPGNPQALVASLRGAFGNGPDMNPAHIIRECLTNRDWGLGYSSVEIGASFTEAADALYTESFGLSLIWQQDSSIEEFIASVLDHIDATLFIDRRTGLWELKLIRADFVAATLPLFDETNVVDWGRLGRRSPSDLVNSVTVRFTDAWTDDTGAVSVTDTARVQAMGEVLATTLDYPGIRYQGLAVRVAERDLRALSAPLLTGEIVVNREGADLGPGDVIRLRSSRLGLDDVVMRISEIGQGDGRDNGIRLKIAEDVFALGATAIAGGRMPTGTGVAAPPRALARRMIEEAPYWLLVRELGHSEADRRLAEDPDAGALVATGERPSADALAAQLWIDPGTGPAQEGVVAFAPTALLAADVTDSPEARVIPVTGWRDIGEVEIGTLASIGGELVRVDGITPTTITVGRGCLDTVPRAHASATPVIFFDEVARITEDSWAAGETLATRLLPETGRGTLAFALAPEDVVTLDRRAIRPLPPGRVQGNGSYAPNVDVLVTGSLALTWTHRDRLTQTSPVIVDHTGGSIGPEPGVGYVIEVRWVDPDSSMAMLPAGVVIDAGTASSWSLAPEAIPELGAPDRTAEVELAVRSRRLVEGSWVTDREARWFRLTAPFAAGWDRGWGFLWGS, from the coding sequence ATGGGCGGTAGGAGCAAGGCGCAGACCGTCGGCTACCGCTATTCGCTGGGGGTCCATCTGGCACTCTGCCACGGGCCGGTCGATGCGATCCGCGAGATCCTCGTCGACCGTCGCACCGCCTGGTCCGTCACGACCGGCGGGGGTTCTTCCGGAGGCGGCGGTGCGGCAGTCGAGACGCGCATCGGTTCGGTCAATGGCATGGCCGCCACGGCCGCACTGGCAGGCGACTCTGGCGCGACCATCAGCTTCCCCGGCACCCGGGCGGGCGTGCGCATCGGGCAGGACTATCGCCTCGCCCTCGCCAATGGGTCGAGCCAGACGATCACCCTGCAGGCCGTCACCTTCGATGCGGCCGCCAACATCACGCGATGGACCGTGCTGCCCGAGGCCCTGAGTTTCGCCGCCCAGACCGTCGAGGTCTATGAAGCCACAACCGGTGCCAGCAGTACCGGTGCCGGTGGCGGGCGCATCCGGATCGACAAGCCCGACCTCTTCGGCGGGGAAAGCCGGGAGGGCGGCATCCGCGGCGATGTGGACGTGCTGATGGGCGGGCCGGGTCAGGGGGCGAACGACTATCTCGCCACGCGCATGGGCGGGGACGTGCCCGCCTATCGCGGTCTCTGCAGCCTCGTGCTGCGACAGGTCTATCTCGGAATCAACCCTTACCTGAAGCCATGGGCCGTGCGCGTGACCCGCGTGCTGACCGGCGAGGCCGGGACAGCGCAATGGTATCCCGAGAAGGCGGCCATCGTGCCCGAGGCCAGCATCTCGGATGCCGCGATCTACATGGCGCTCGATGTCTCGGGCTCCATGTCGGGAACCCGCATGTCGGCCCAGAAGGCAGGCGTCGCCGCGCTCATCCGCGAAATCGCGGCAGGCGCGGACCCTGATCGGCCGAACGACATCCGCATCGTCCTCTGGAACGTGGCCGTCGCCGCATCCATCGAACGGCGCGACATGGGGCCTGCGGACTATGCCGCGCTCGAGACCTGGATGCTCGGGCTCTCGAACTTCACCAATGGCGGCACCAGCTTCAACGCGGCCTTCGCGGAGGCAAACACCTTCTTTGCAGGCGGCGGATCGAAGCGCCGGATCGTCATCTTCGTGACCGATGGGGAACCCGCACCTGTCTCCTCGGTCGATGCGGCGCTCGCGATCATCCGCACCCTGCCGCCCGCCGACATCTTCGGCTTCAACATCGCGCTGGCCGATACGTCCTACACGGCGCGCATCGACAACACGCCGGTCGACGGGGTGCCAGTGATCCCGCCCGGGAACCCGCAGGCGCTGGTCGCCTCCCTGCGCGGTGCATTCGGCAATGGCCCGGACATGAACCCGGCGCATATCATCCGGGAATGCCTGACCAACCGGGATTGGGGTCTGGGCTATTCCTCCGTCGAGATCGGGGCGAGTTTCACGGAGGCCGCAGATGCGCTTTACACCGAGAGCTTCGGCCTCTCGCTGATCTGGCAGCAGGACTCTTCCATCGAGGAATTCATCGCGAGCGTCCTCGACCATATCGACGCCACGCTCTTCATCGACCGGCGCACCGGCCTCTGGGAACTCAAGCTGATCCGGGCGGACTTTGTGGCTGCGACACTGCCCTTGTTCGACGAGACCAACGTCGTGGACTGGGGCCGCCTCGGCCGCCGGTCGCCTTCTGATCTGGTGAACAGCGTCACCGTCCGCTTCACCGATGCCTGGACCGATGACACGGGCGCGGTATCGGTCACCGACACCGCCCGCGTCCAGGCGATGGGCGAGGTGCTGGCCACCACCCTCGACTATCCCGGCATCCGCTATCAAGGGCTCGCTGTGCGCGTGGCCGAGCGCGACCTGCGCGCATTGTCCGCGCCGCTCCTGACCGGCGAAATCGTCGTCAACCGCGAGGGCGCGGACCTCGGGCCCGGTGACGTGATCCGTCTGCGCTCGTCGCGGCTGGGGCTCGATGACGTGGTGATGCGCATCTCCGAGATCGGCCAGGGCGACGGCCGCGACAATGGCATCCGGCTCAAGATCGCCGAGGACGTCTTCGCGCTAGGCGCCACCGCCATCGCGGGCGGGCGCATGCCCACGGGAACCGGTGTCGCCGCCCCGCCGAGGGCATTGGCCCGGCGCATGATCGAGGAAGCCCCGTACTGGCTTCTCGTCCGCGAACTTGGCCACAGCGAGGCCGACCGCCGCCTCGCCGAGGATCCGGATGCAGGCGCGCTGGTTGCGACCGGCGAACGCCCGAGCGCCGATGCTCTGGCGGCCCAGCTCTGGATCGATCCCGGCACCGGCCCTGCTCAGGAGGGGGTGGTGGCCTTCGCCCCGACGGCGCTGTTGGCCGCAGACGTTACCGACAGCCCGGAAGCACGGGTAATCCCAGTGACCGGCTGGCGCGATATCGGCGAGGTCGAGATCGGGACGCTCGCCAGTATCGGCGGCGAGCTGGTCCGCGTCGACGGGATCACGCCGACCACGATCACCGTGGGCCGGGGATGCCTCGACACCGTTCCGCGCGCGCATGCCTCTGCCACGCCGGTGATTTTCTTCGACGAAGTGGCGCGGATCACCGAAGACAGCTGGGCAGCGGGCGAGACGCTGGCAACCCGCCTCCTGCCCGAGACCGGACGCGGCACGCTGGCCTTTGCGCTGGCGCCGGAAGACGTGGTGACGCTCGACCGCCGCGCCATCCGGCCACTGCCGCCCGGGCGGGTGCAAGGCAACGGCAGCTACGCCCCCAATGTCGATGTGCTGGTCACAGGCTCTCTCGCCTTGACCTGGACGCATCGTGATCGGCTGACCCAGACGAGCCCCGTCATCGTCGATCACACCGGGGGCTCCATCGGGCCGGAGCCGGGGGTCGGCTATGTCATCGAGGTGCGCTGGGTGGATCCGGATAGCAGCATGGCCATGCTCCCCGCGGGCGTGGTGATCGATGCAGGGACCGCCTCCAGCTGGTCCCTCGCGCCCGAAGCCATTCCGGAACTCGGTGCACCGGACCGGACGGCCGAGGTCGAACTCGCGGTCCGGTCCCGGCGACTGGTCGAGGGCAGCTGGGTCACGGATCGGGAGGCGCGGTGGTTTCGGCTGACGGCGCCCTTCGCAGCCGGATGGGACCGAGGCTGGGGTTTCCTCTGGGGCTCCTGA
- a CDS encoding DUF6127 family protein codes for MPDAEFEELLARAAEEGAKRALADVGLDGKEAALDIRDLRALLDAIRFVRRTAVQSAVHLITTGVILALLAGIALKLKIFGSGP; via the coding sequence ATGCCGGATGCCGAGTTCGAGGAACTCCTCGCGCGGGCAGCCGAAGAGGGGGCGAAGCGCGCGCTGGCCGATGTCGGCCTCGACGGGAAGGAAGCCGCCCTCGACATCCGCGATCTCCGCGCGCTGCTGGACGCCATTCGCTTCGTTCGCCGCACGGCCGTACAAAGCGCGGTCCACCTGATCACCACCGGCGTCATCCTGGCACTGCTCGCGGGGATCGCCCTGAAGCTGAAGATCTTCGGCAGCGGGCCATAG